A region of Channa argus isolate prfri chromosome 8, Channa argus male v1.0, whole genome shotgun sequence DNA encodes the following proteins:
- the LOC137132157 gene encoding regulator of G-protein signaling 1-like, which yields MAPVDVMAWGVSIDHLLECKTGQLVFEDFLRTEYSEENLLFWLACEDYKKIARDTEMTAAAKRIYGEFVQVDAPRQINIDCVTREEISKSLSQPGPNCFDRAQKLIYGLMENDCYPRFLKSEIYQALLERAEQQ from the exons AT GGCTCCCGTTGATGTGATGGCATGGGGAGTGTCAATCGACCATCTCCTGGAGTGTAAAA CGGGCCAACTGGTGTTCGAGGACTTCTTGAGGACAGAGTACAGTGAGGAGAACCTTCTATTCTGGCTGGCCTGTGAGGATTACAAGAAAATCGCCAGAGACACAGAAATGACGGCTGCTGCCAAAAGGATCTACGGCGAGTTTGTCCAAGTGGATGCACCGAGACAG ATAAACATTGACTGTGTGACGAGGGAGGAAATCAGCAAAAGTCTCTCTCAGCCGGGGCCAAATTGCTTCGACAGGGCGCAGAAACTTATATATGGCCTGATGGAAAACGACTGCTATCCACGATTTCTGAAATCAGAAATCTACCAGGCTCTGCTGGAACGGGCAGAACAACAGTGA